The sequence below is a genomic window from Pseudomonadota bacterium.
GTCCGGTTCCCTTTACCCTGACCGAGTTTAAACTGCTCCATTTTCTGGCCGGCCATCCAGGATGGGTCTTTACCCGGGATCACCTGATCAGCCGGATCATGGGAGAAGATAATTTTGTCGTCGACCGCAATATCGATGTTCATATTCAGGCGGTCCGCAAAAAACTGGGACGGCATCGCCATCTGATTGAAACCATTCGGGGCATCGGCTATCGTTTCAAGGATCATAACGAGAATTGATATGGCTCTTTACAAATCCAGACTCCTGTGGAAAATCAACACGATTTTCGTGACCATTACCCTGCTGGCGGCCCTGATCGTCAGCGCCTTCAGCGCCTATCTGATCAAACGAAGCACCCTGAGCGAGGTCGAAGAAAACCTGGGTGAGAGGTGCGCCATGCTCGGTGAACTGGCCCTGCCGCTGCTGCGCGGCGGCGAGGTCGCCGAACTGCAGGCAAAGGTTCTGGCCCTGGGCCGGGAAATTCATACCCGCCTGACCATCATCGCTCCGGACGGAACTGTCGCGGCCGATTCCGAAAAACAACCGGAAAGCATGGAAAACCATGGCGACCGACCGGAAATCACAAAAGCCGCTCTCTATGCCCAGGGGGTCGCCACCCGTCTGAGCGCCACCCTGAGCACCGACATGATGTATCTGGCCCGGGCCATTCGCCATCAACAGCAAATCATCGGTTATGCGCGAACCTCCCTGCCGCTGACCGTCATCGACCAACGCATCAAGCAGAGCCGTAAAGCCATTGTCCTGGGAATCGGGGTGGTGGCGCTGCTGACCCTGCTTTCCGGTTTTTTGCTGGCGCGTTTTTTCATCCAGCCGCTGGTAACCATGACGGCCATGGCTGAAGCCCTGGCCGCCGGCGACCTCAGCCGGCGGCTGAAACTTAGACGCCGCGACGAAATCGGCCGTCTGGCCCGCAGTTTCAACCAGATGGCGGAAAATTCGCAACAACGCATCGCGACCATTGAATTCGATCGGAAAAAACTAAACGCGATTCTTTCCGCCATGACCGAAGGGGTGATCGCGGTCGATCACCGGGAAAACATCATCCACATCAACCAGGCCGCGGCGGCGCTGCTGGGAACTGACACCAAATCGACCATGGGGAAACCGATCTGGGAAATCACCCGTCTGCCGGATCTTTTCAACATTATCAGCGAAGCCCGCAAAAGTGTCGGTGAAGTCAAAAAAACCATGAAGATCTCACACGGCCTGCGCGAGCGGATCATCGAAATGCACGCGGCGCCGTTGCGGGACGGCCAGGAGGAGATTGTCGGCGCCATGGTGGTCATGCTGGATGTCTCGGAACTGCGCCACCTCGAAACCGTGCGCCGTGATTTCGTCATCAACGCCTCCCATGAATTGAAAACCCCGATCACGGCGATCCGGGCCCTGACCGAAACCATGCTCGACGATTTCTCCGGCATGGACGATCGCACCAAACTGTCCTTTCTCAACAAGATCAGCAATCAGTCCCTGCGGCTGACCGCCATCATCGTCGACCTGATGGCCCTTTCCCGTTTTGAACTGGAAGATGAATGGAATCATCGGACCCCGGTCGATGTGGGTCGCCTTCTCGACGACTCGGCTCAATCCTTAAGTCCCGCGGCGGAAAGCAAAAACATCACGGTCAAGATCTGCAAGATCGAAAAAAACCTGGAGATTGAGGGCGACGAAAACGCCCTGCTGCAGGCGGTCACCAACCTTCTCGACAACGCCATCAAATACACCCCGGAGGGCGGCCGCGTCGAGCTGCGCCTGCGCGGGGACAGCCGCAACGCCATCATCGAAGTCGCCGACACCGGCATCGGCATCGAGCCGGAAGACCAGGAAAGAATTTTTGAGAGGTTCTACCGGGTCGACAAGGCGCGTTCACGCGAGTTGGGCGGCACCGGGCTGGGTCTTTCGATTGTCCGCCATATCATTAAATCCCATAAAGGCCGGGTCCGGGTTGAAAGTCGTCCCGGCGCCGGCAGCACCTTCATTATCAACCTGCCGCTGACCACCAATGAAAACGGAGATAACAACTGATGTCAATGCACCTGGAAAGAGAACTCGACTACCTCAACAAAGAACTGCTGGGAATCGCGGCCATGGTCGAAAACGCCACCGACAAGGCCTTGGTCGCCCTGGTTGAACGCCGACCCGAACTCGCCCGCGAAGTTATCGATGAAGATGACCTGATTGATCACAGAGAGGTTCGCATCGAGGAAGAGTGTCTGAAGATCCTGGCTCTGCACCAACCGATGGCGACCGACCTGCGTTTTGTCGTCACCGCGTTGAAAGTCAACAACGATCTCGAAAGGGTGGGCGATCTGGCGGTCAATATCGCGGAGCGGGCGCTTTATCTTTCGAGCAAGGAAATGCTCGCGGTTACCCTTGATTTTCCCGAGATGTCCCGAGAAGTCATGAAAATGCTCAAAGCCGCGCTCGACGCCCTGACCAGCCGGAATACCGATCTGGCGCGCGCGGTCATCGCCGGCGATGACCTGATTGATAATTTTAATCGCCAGATGTACGATTCCCTGCAACAGCTCATGCAGGACAATCCCACCACGATCAAGAGATCCCTGCATCTGCTCTCCGCTTCCCGTCATCTCGAAAGAATCGCCGACCTGGCGACCAATATCTGCGAAGACCTGATTTACATGGTAGAAGGCGAGGTGATTCGCCACCGTCCTTCCGACTATCTACAGGATGAAAGAAAACGCTTAAAGAGCTGATAATGAACCATGCGGCACGGCTTTTTCGGCGGTTTTTCGAGAAGCCGCGCTCTTTCTTCCGCTCAAGACTCGGCTTTACCAAAACCAGCGCCGACAACTAAAAAAAAGGGCCGCTCACCATTTCAGTGCTGCGGCCCTTTTTTACCTGTCATGCCGGCGGATCAGGGTTTTTTCTGGTCCGCGCCGGGCTTTACAGCGGTTTCCTTTTCCCGCAGAAACAGTTTAGATTCCAGCAGATCAGCCATTTCCTGAATATTTTTACTCAGATACCAGCGCCCATCGGCAAAAACCCCATAATCGGCCCCGCCCATGGCGCTGGCGAAACGGGTTGAATTGCCATAAAAAAGCCACTGCTCAACCCATTTTTTCTCGATGGCCTCATTAAAAATACTGTCGTTGACAGCAAGCCCCTTGGCCGCCCCTTTTTCCCAGGCCGTCGCCAGAATCTTGGTCGCGGTCAGGGTCATGGCGTTAGTGGTCTTGATTGTGTTGTCCAAACGCTCATACTGATTTTCCACCCAGGTGGTCGAGTGACAACCGAGACAGATTTTCTGCATGGCCCGGCGCCTGGTCGCCTGCGTTTCAGCGTCAATCAGCCATGCGGAAGCCGGCTCCCCGGTAAGTTCAACCGGCAGGGGCAGACCATCCTTGTTTTTGATGATCGAGGTATCGGCCTTGAGCGGATGAGGATGCGCGTAAATGCCAAACAGCCGGTAGGGGCTGCGATCATTCATTCGATGCGAACGTTCGGCGATCACCTCACCCTCGGGACTGACAAGCAGGCCGGTATGACAGACGGCGCAGGTCGGTGCCCTGAAATCTGCACCCAGCTTCCAGGGCACCGCCTCGAAATCCCATTTATGCCCCAATGATTTATAGATATTACCATGTTTGCTGACCTCATAGACCTTGGAGGCCGGAACATCCGGGCCTTTGTGGCATTCGGAACAGGTCGCCGGTTTGCGCGCCATGGCCATGGAAAATGAGTGTCGGGGGTGACAGGAGGTACAGGACCCCTTGCTGCCGTCAGGGTTGATGCGACCGACCCCCTGGTTAGGCCAGCCCTTGAGCCGGGGAAAAGCCAT
It includes:
- a CDS encoding HAMP domain-containing protein; this encodes MALYKSRLLWKINTIFVTITLLAALIVSAFSAYLIKRSTLSEVEENLGERCAMLGELALPLLRGGEVAELQAKVLALGREIHTRLTIIAPDGTVAADSEKQPESMENHGDRPEITKAALYAQGVATRLSATLSTDMMYLARAIRHQQQIIGYARTSLPLTVIDQRIKQSRKAIVLGIGVVALLTLLSGFLLARFFIQPLVTMTAMAEALAAGDLSRRLKLRRRDEIGRLARSFNQMAENSQQRIATIEFDRKKLNAILSAMTEGVIAVDHRENIIHINQAAAALLGTDTKSTMGKPIWEITRLPDLFNIISEARKSVGEVKKTMKISHGLRERIIEMHAAPLRDGQEEIVGAMVVMLDVSELRHLETVRRDFVINASHELKTPITAIRALTETMLDDFSGMDDRTKLSFLNKISNQSLRLTAIIVDLMALSRFELEDEWNHRTPVDVGRLLDDSAQSLSPAAESKNITVKICKIEKNLEIEGDENALLQAVTNLLDNAIKYTPEGGRVELRLRGDSRNAIIEVADTGIGIEPEDQERIFERFYRVDKARSRELGGTGLGLSIVRHIIKSHKGRVRVESRPGAGSTFIINLPLTTNENGDNN
- the phoU gene encoding phosphate signaling complex protein PhoU yields the protein MSMHLERELDYLNKELLGIAAMVENATDKALVALVERRPELAREVIDEDDLIDHREVRIEEECLKILALHQPMATDLRFVVTALKVNNDLERVGDLAVNIAERALYLSSKEMLAVTLDFPEMSREVMKMLKAALDALTSRNTDLARAVIAGDDLIDNFNRQMYDSLQQLMQDNPTTIKRSLHLLSASRHLERIADLATNICEDLIYMVEGEVIRHRPSDYLQDERKRLKS
- a CDS encoding hydroxylamine oxidase encodes the protein MKRIIWGLLLFGLCGTGWLSRAQAALPQISEQTQECLDCHSLATPGIVADWRNSRMAQVTPAQALKQPQLNRRISVDVVADNLAGVVVGCYECHSLNNSAHQDAAFEHNGFKLHTVVSSKDCAICHQVEAEQYSHNLMSEAYANLMLNPVHKMLVDAINGKQDFDGAKTILNPHNDTLTDAESCLYCHGTIVEVDGNVSRDTEFGEMAFPRLKGWPNQGVGRINPDGSKGSCTSCHPRHSFSMAMARKPATCSECHKGPDVPASKVYEVSKHGNIYKSLGHKWDFEAVPWKLGADFRAPTCAVCHTGLLVSPEGEVIAERSHRMNDRSPYRLFGIYAHPHPLKADTSIIKNKDGLPLPVELTGEPASAWLIDAETQATRRRAMQKICLGCHSTTWVENQYERLDNTIKTTNAMTLTATKILATAWEKGAAKGLAVNDSIFNEAIEKKWVEQWLFYGNSTRFASAMGGADYGVFADGRWYLSKNIQEMADLLESKLFLREKETAVKPGADQKKP